In Senegalia massiliensis, the following proteins share a genomic window:
- a CDS encoding chemotaxis protein CheA — protein MEINQYTDIFIEESNEHLQSMNDCLLKLESEPENIELLNEIFRVSHTLKGMAATMGFEQMSKLTHQMENLLQELRSEKISIDTKIVDILFECLDNLENYIKNISELGNEGDLETEFLVDKINNILFKDEKDNTPKTKNEDDNYYINNILMQAKKDGLNAFNITITIDDNCMLKAARAFIVFNALEDYGEIIKSIPSSEDIEDEKFDNEFEVLLVTNNDNKTIYEELTSISEVSSVIIKSVIDDKLEKEKSKKENVSNNKSSDIIKGKNTKNNISNKKIGKTVRVDIERLDNLMNLVSELIIIKTRMEDIDNTNSKESMSEATEYLERITTNLHDAVMKVRMVPIERVFNRFPRMVRDLSKDLGKEIELKMIGEETEVDRTVIDEIGDPLIHLIRNSIDHGIETPSERKKNKKAPKGTLLLKAFPDGNNVVIEVQDDGNGIDIERVKEKAINNSIISTEAANQMDDNEVPELLFMPGFSTTDEITDISGRGVGLDVVKSKINSIGGIVEIETEEKKYTKFTIRIPLTLAIIQALLIKLKEEIYAIPLSSIKEITTIESNNIRKIQNKEVILYRNKTLPIVRLNKVLDIESEEDKKELIIVIVKKGEKEAGVVVDQLIGQQEIVIKSLGKYLAKIKHLAGATILGNGSISLIIDTNSLF, from the coding sequence ATGGAGATTAACCAATATACAGACATATTTATAGAAGAATCTAATGAACATTTACAAAGTATGAATGATTGTTTATTAAAGCTTGAAAGTGAGCCAGAAAATATTGAATTATTAAATGAGATATTTAGAGTATCACATACATTAAAGGGTATGGCAGCTACTATGGGCTTTGAACAAATGTCAAAACTTACACATCAAATGGAAAATTTATTACAAGAGTTAAGAAGTGAAAAAATCAGTATCGATACTAAAATTGTAGATATCTTGTTTGAATGTTTAGATAACCTTGAAAATTACATAAAAAATATTTCTGAATTAGGAAATGAAGGTGATTTAGAAACTGAATTTTTAGTTGATAAAATTAATAATATACTATTTAAAGATGAAAAAGATAATACACCAAAAACTAAAAATGAAGATGATAATTATTATATAAATAATATATTAATGCAAGCAAAAAAAGATGGACTAAATGCATTTAATATAACAATAACAATAGATGATAACTGTATGTTAAAAGCAGCTAGAGCATTTATTGTTTTTAATGCTTTAGAAGATTATGGTGAAATAATAAAATCAATACCTTCCTCAGAAGATATTGAAGATGAGAAATTTGATAATGAATTTGAAGTTTTATTAGTAACTAATAATGATAATAAAACAATATATGAAGAACTCACTTCTATATCTGAAGTTTCAAGTGTTATAATTAAATCAGTAATTGATGATAAGTTAGAAAAAGAAAAAAGCAAAAAAGAAAATGTATCTAACAATAAATCAAGTGATATAATCAAAGGCAAGAATACTAAAAATAATATATCAAATAAAAAAATAGGAAAAACTGTAAGAGTAGATATTGAAAGATTAGATAATTTAATGAATTTAGTTAGTGAACTTATTATTATAAAGACCCGTATGGAAGATATAGATAATACAAATAGTAAGGAAAGTATGAGTGAAGCTACAGAATATCTTGAAAGAATAACTACAAATTTACATGATGCTGTAATGAAAGTTAGAATGGTACCTATAGAAAGAGTATTCAATAGATTCCCTAGAATGGTTAGAGATTTATCCAAAGATTTAGGAAAAGAAATAGAACTTAAAATGATAGGTGAAGAAACAGAGGTTGATAGAACTGTTATTGATGAGATTGGTGATCCTTTAATACATCTAATAAGAAACTCTATAGATCATGGTATAGAGACTCCAAGTGAAAGAAAGAAAAATAAAAAAGCTCCTAAAGGTACTTTACTTTTAAAGGCATTTCCTGATGGAAACAATGTTGTGATAGAAGTTCAAGATGATGGAAATGGTATAGACATTGAGCGAGTAAAAGAAAAAGCAATAAATAATAGTATTATTTCTACTGAGGCTGCTAATCAAATGGATGATAATGAAGTTCCAGAATTATTATTTATGCCAGGTTTTAGTACTACTGATGAAATAACAGACATATCCGGTAGAGGAGTAGGTCTAGATGTAGTAAAATCTAAAATTAATTCTATAGGCGGAATAGTAGAAATAGAAACAGAAGAAAAAAAATACACAAAATTTACAATAAGAATACCTTTAACTCTAGCAATAATACAAGCTTTATTAATAAAATTAAAGGAAGAAATTTATGCTATACCTCTTAGTTCTATAAAAGAAATTACAACTATAGAATCAAATAATATTAGGAAAATTCAAAATAAAGAAGTTATTTTATATAGAAATAAAACGTTACCTATTGTTAGGTTAAATAAAGTACTTGATATAGAATCAGAAGAAGATAAAAAGGAATTAATAATAGTTATAGTAAAAAAAGGTGAAAAAGAAGCGGGAGTTGTAGTAGATCAATTAATAGGGCAACAAGAAATAGTAATAAAATCCTTAGGAAAATATTTAGCAAAAATAAAACATCTTGCAGGAGCTACAATATTAGGAAATGGAAGTATTTCTTTAATAATAGATACTAATTCATTATTTTAA
- a CDS encoding chemotaxis protein CheW: MKEYNQYVIFKLQKENYAIDIALVKTIERVTHFTRVPNSEEYITGVINLRGEVIPIINLRKKFGLQDNLNIEESRIIITYSNDISVGLLVDSSSEVIDLDLNEIDNPPNLNNDDNYDYIKGIGKKNEELYLILDLDKILDLEREE, translated from the coding sequence ATGAAAGAATATAATCAATACGTTATTTTTAAACTTCAAAAAGAAAATTATGCTATAGATATAGCTTTAGTAAAAACAATTGAACGTGTAACACATTTTACACGAGTACCAAATTCAGAAGAATATATTACTGGAGTAATAAATTTAAGAGGTGAAGTAATACCTATTATAAATTTAAGAAAAAAATTTGGACTACAAGATAATTTAAATATTGAAGAATCTAGAATAATAATAACTTACAGTAATGATATAAGTGTAGGGTTACTTGTAGACTCATCTTCTGAAGTAATTGATTTAGATTTAAATGAAATTGATAATCCTCCAAATTTAAATAATGATGATAATTATGATTATATAAAAGGTATAGGCAAAAAAAATGAAGAATTGTATTTAATTTTAGATTTAGATAAAATATTAGATTTAGAGAGAGAAGAATAA
- a CDS encoding chemotaxis protein CheC codes for MNLDINNLNNILLDVLKELGNIGAGNAATALAQMLNNKVDMDVPQVRLLNFSEVDSLIGGAENPVVGIYFCINGDIVGNIMFILDLESSKNLIEILLNKKKPDYDLNEFEISALSEVGNILASSYINCLAKMTNLNLKTSIPSISIDMAGAILSVPAIQFSYVSDKILFIETEFSENNKSITGNLLLIPDIDSFEILLENLGVS; via the coding sequence ATGAATTTAGATATTAATAATTTGAATAATATATTATTAGATGTATTGAAAGAATTAGGTAATATTGGAGCAGGAAATGCGGCTACAGCTTTAGCACAAATGCTTAATAATAAAGTAGATATGGATGTACCACAAGTAAGATTATTAAATTTCTCAGAAGTTGATAGTTTAATTGGTGGTGCAGAAAACCCTGTTGTAGGAATTTATTTTTGCATCAATGGAGATATAGTAGGAAATATAATGTTTATATTAGATTTAGAATCTTCTAAAAATTTAATTGAAATATTATTAAATAAGAAAAAACCAGATTATGATTTAAATGAATTTGAGATATCTGCATTATCAGAAGTAGGTAATATTTTAGCATCATCATATATAAATTGTTTAGCTAAAATGACTAATCTTAACTTGAAAACTTCAATACCTTCTATTTCAATAGATATGGCAGGAGCTATTTTAAGTGTACCTGCTATACAATTTAGCTATGTATCCGATAAGATACTTTTTATAGAAACAGAATTTAGTGAAAATAATAAATCAATAACTGGTAATTTATTGTTAATTCCAGATATTGATTCTTTTGAAATACTATTAGAAAATTTAGGTGTGTCATAA
- a CDS encoding chemotaxis protein CheD yields the protein MNSIKVGMADLNIVKEGTLVTLGLGSCVGIAIYDKRKKIAGLAHIMLPSSKEIKNNSNKAKFADSGIELLIDKMESVGGNKINMVAKLAGGAQMFKFNNNNDILKIGERNIIASKSKLKELGIRLISEDTGGNFGRTIEFSSYDGSLKIKTIGFGMKII from the coding sequence ATGAATTCAATTAAAGTAGGTATGGCTGATTTAAATATAGTAAAAGAAGGTACATTGGTAACATTAGGCTTGGGATCATGTGTAGGAATTGCAATATATGATAAGAGGAAAAAAATTGCTGGTTTAGCTCATATAATGCTTCCATCAAGTAAAGAAATAAAAAATAATTCTAATAAAGCTAAATTTGCGGATTCAGGGATTGAATTATTAATCGATAAAATGGAGTCTGTTGGAGGAAATAAGATTAATATGGTGGCAAAATTAGCTGGTGGAGCTCAAATGTTTAAATTTAATAATAATAATGATATTCTTAAAATTGGAGAACGAAATATTATAGCATCTAAATCGAAGTTAAAAGAACTGGGTATAAGACTTATATCTGAAGATACAGGTGGAAACTTTGGAAGAACTATTGAATTTAGTAGTTATGATGGAAGTTTGAAAATTAAAACAATTGGTTTTGGTATGAAAATTATATAA
- a CDS encoding FliA/WhiG family RNA polymerase sigma factor codes for MIRDEIWKVYKSNQDLKSKNALIEKYAYMIKIVASRMYNFYGGNVEFDDLVGYGSLGLIDAIEKFDIKREVKFETYAQLRIRGAIIDNLRKNDWVPRTLRNKAKLIQNTINELENQTGSIVSNKDISKKLDISIDEVEKIINEIHLFNITSLDETIYKTGKEPLDTSESPEMKMEEKEFLNKLTHSIEKLSKKEKKVITLYYYEELNYKEIGSILNLSESRISQIHSKAIKDLKNKLI; via the coding sequence ATGATAAGAGATGAAATATGGAAAGTATATAAATCTAATCAGGATTTAAAGAGTAAAAATGCATTAATTGAAAAATATGCATATATGATAAAAATTGTTGCCAGTAGAATGTATAACTTTTATGGAGGTAATGTTGAGTTTGATGACTTAGTTGGCTATGGATCCTTAGGTTTAATAGATGCTATAGAAAAGTTTGATATTAAAAGAGAAGTTAAATTTGAGACTTATGCTCAACTAAGAATTAGAGGTGCTATTATTGATAATTTAAGAAAAAATGATTGGGTACCTAGGACACTTAGGAACAAAGCTAAGTTGATTCAAAATACTATAAATGAATTAGAAAATCAAACGGGATCAATAGTATCAAATAAAGATATTTCAAAAAAATTAGATATTTCGATAGATGAAGTGGAAAAAATAATAAATGAAATTCATCTATTTAACATTACATCTCTTGATGAAACTATTTATAAAACTGGTAAAGAGCCTTTGGACACGTCAGAAAGTCCAGAGATGAAAATGGAAGAAAAGGAATTTCTAAATAAATTAACTCATTCAATTGAAAAGCTTTCTAAAAAAGAAAAAAAAGTAATAACACTTTACTATTATGAAGAATTAAATTATAAAGAAATAGGAAGTATTTTAAATCTATCTGAGTCTAGAATTTCTCAGATTCATAGTAAAGCTATTAAGGATTTAAAAAATAAGCTTATATAA
- a CDS encoding DUF342 domain-containing protein, producing MEGINLIIDKRNMNASIELIKIDDKAKFLNYEEILDKIEEKIKFGLDKFKLKDIIENHVYGKTICIAKGKEPINGEDGYLKYKFNIKNKLKPSMLNNGKVDFRDLGFFDNVKKGQILAEIIRPSKGQDGVNILGEKVSSLSGKEAKIKLGKNAVKFEEKIVSKIDGQVKLTNGKIEVLNTYTINSDINNETGNIEYNGTLKIMGSINPDFKVKTLGDIYIGGVVEDSKIESEGDIYISKGITGKNKTFLQTEGKLVTKYIENSTVIAKNDILSDDILHSKVHSHGSIIVDGRKGLIVGGECKAELSIQAKVVGSYMGTYTLLEIGNNPKIKEELELIKDKINSVDNNIEQILKSINLLKKKYKNNNLSPKKMNLFKQLLNTYPTLKDQKEKLVNKYNLKKDKSNSLSEGSIKIIDRIYPRTKIIIGNYEMNIKNIIKNSEFLVKDGEIKVSKL from the coding sequence ATGGAAGGAATTAATTTAATTATTGATAAAAGGAATATGAATGCATCTATAGAACTTATAAAAATTGATGATAAAGCTAAATTTTTAAATTATGAAGAGATTCTAGATAAAATTGAAGAGAAAATAAAGTTTGGACTAGATAAATTTAAATTAAAAGATATAATTGAAAATCATGTATATGGTAAAACAATATGTATAGCTAAAGGAAAAGAACCTATAAATGGTGAAGATGGATATTTAAAATATAAATTTAATATAAAAAATAAGTTGAAGCCTTCTATGTTAAACAATGGCAAAGTAGATTTTAGAGATTTAGGTTTTTTTGATAATGTTAAAAAAGGTCAGATATTAGCTGAAATAATAAGGCCTAGTAAAGGACAAGATGGGGTTAATATTTTAGGAGAAAAAGTTTCTTCACTTAGTGGAAAGGAAGCAAAAATAAAATTAGGTAAGAATGCTGTAAAATTTGAAGAAAAGATAGTTTCAAAAATAGATGGACAAGTAAAACTTACTAATGGAAAAATAGAAGTCTTAAATACGTATACAATTAATAGTGATATAAATAATGAAACTGGTAATATTGAATATAATGGAACATTGAAAATAATGGGTTCTATAAATCCAGATTTTAAAGTTAAAACTTTAGGAGATATATATATTGGTGGGGTAGTTGAAGATTCGAAGATTGAAAGTGAGGGAGATATTTATATTTCTAAGGGTATAACTGGAAAAAACAAAACATTCTTACAAACTGAAGGGAAACTAGTGACTAAATATATAGAAAATTCTACTGTTATAGCTAAAAATGATATTTTGTCAGATGATATTTTACATAGTAAAGTACATTCTCATGGAAGTATAATTGTTGATGGTAGAAAAGGTTTGATTGTAGGAGGAGAATGTAAAGCAGAATTAAGTATTCAAGCAAAAGTTGTAGGCTCTTATATGGGGACTTATACTTTATTAGAAATAGGCAATAATCCAAAAATAAAAGAAGAATTAGAGTTAATAAAAGATAAAATAAATAGTGTGGATAATAATATTGAGCAAATATTAAAATCGATTAATTTACTTAAAAAGAAGTATAAAAATAACAACTTATCACCTAAAAAAATGAATTTATTTAAACAACTATTAAACACATACCCAACTTTAAAAGACCAAAAAGAAAAATTAGTTAATAAATATAACTTAAAAAAAGATAAATCAAATTCTTTGTCTGAAGGTAGTATTAAAATAATTGATAGAATTTATCCTAGAACTAAGATAATTATTGGGAATTATGAAATGAATATTAAAAATATAATAAAAAATAGTGAATTTTTAGTAAAAGATGGAGAAATAAAAGTTTCAAAACTTTAA
- a CDS encoding DUF6115 domain-containing protein, with translation MILSLLILGILLIIISILLLIKFKNEEDIKYNRINKIYNEINEYNDTLDDIILSLDFLINNNDIKSTSKEKESKQAVNLDNHKSSKVSTDTKRKIYSLYDKGNTIDEIAKLLNKGKREVEIILKLNNLNKF, from the coding sequence ATGATATTAAGTCTACTTATATTGGGTATATTATTAATAATAATATCGATACTATTATTAATAAAGTTTAAAAATGAAGAAGATATCAAATATAATAGAATAAATAAGATTTATAATGAAATAAATGAATATAATGATACATTAGATGATATTATTTTAAGTTTAGATTTCTTAATTAATAATAATGATATTAAATCTACTTCTAAAGAAAAAGAATCAAAACAAGCAGTGAATTTAGATAACCATAAATCAAGTAAGGTCAGTACAGATACTAAGAGAAAAATTTATTCTTTATATGATAAAGGGAATACTATTGATGAGATTGCTAAATTATTGAATAAAGGAAAACGTGAAGTTGAAATTATATTAAAATTAAATAATTTAAATAAATTTTAA
- the rpsB gene encoding 30S ribosomal protein S2: protein MSVISMKQLLEAGVHFGHQTRRWNPKMAEYIFTERNGIYIIDLQKTVKKVEQAYNIIRDVAAEGGEILFVGTKKQAQESIESEAKRSGMHYVSQRWLGGMLTNFKTINKRINRLHELKKMEEEGTYDLLPKKEVIQLKHEEERLEKFLGGIKDMKKLPDVLFVVDPRKEKIAVREAKILGIPVIAIVDTNCDPDEVDYVIPGNDDAIRAVKLLTETMANAVLEGKQGEQIEDNE from the coding sequence ATGTCAGTTATAAGTATGAAACAACTTCTTGAAGCAGGTGTTCATTTCGGACATCAAACAAGAAGATGGAATCCAAAAATGGCTGAATATATATTTACTGAAAGGAATGGGATCTATATAATAGATCTTCAAAAAACAGTAAAGAAGGTAGAACAAGCTTATAATATTATAAGAGATGTCGCTGCAGAAGGTGGAGAAATACTTTTTGTAGGAACAAAGAAGCAAGCACAGGAATCAATAGAAAGTGAAGCAAAAAGAAGTGGTATGCATTATGTAAGTCAAAGATGGCTTGGAGGAATGCTTACTAATTTCAAGACTATTAATAAAAGAATTAATAGACTTCATGAACTTAAAAAAATGGAAGAAGAAGGAACATACGATTTACTTCCTAAAAAAGAAGTTATACAATTAAAACATGAAGAAGAAAGACTTGAAAAGTTTCTTGGTGGAATTAAAGACATGAAGAAATTACCAGATGTATTATTCGTAGTCGACCCTAGAAAAGAAAAAATTGCTGTTAGAGAAGCAAAAATTTTAGGAATTCCTGTAATTGCAATAGTTGATACTAATTGTGATCCAGATGAAGTAGATTATGTAATACCAGGAAACGATGATGCTATTAGAGCAGTTAAGCTACTTACTGAAACTATGGCAAATGCTGTGTTAGAAGGTAAGCAAGGCGAACAAATAGAAGATAATGAGTAA
- the tsf gene encoding translation elongation factor Ts, which yields MAITAAMVKDLREKTGAGMMDCKKVLVETDGNIDEAIELLREKGLSKAAKKADRVAAEGIIESYIHGGRIGVMVEVNSETDFVAKNEGFKDFARDVAMQIAAQNPEFVSKEEVPADKVEAEKKILRQQALNEGKPEKIVDKMVEGRIEKYYKEVCLLEQPFIKDPDKTIKDLLNEKIAKLGENLKIRRFTRYEVGEGIEKKEENFADEVAKQMGK from the coding sequence ATGGCAATAACAGCGGCAATGGTAAAAGATTTAAGAGAAAAAACTGGTGCAGGTATGATGGATTGTAAAAAAGTTTTAGTAGAAACTGATGGAAACATTGATGAGGCTATAGAGTTATTAAGAGAAAAAGGACTTTCAAAAGCTGCAAAAAAGGCTGATAGAGTAGCAGCTGAAGGAATAATTGAATCATATATTCACGGTGGAAGAATAGGTGTAATGGTAGAAGTTAATAGTGAGACAGATTTTGTTGCTAAAAATGAAGGATTTAAAGATTTTGCTAGAGATGTTGCTATGCAAATTGCAGCTCAAAATCCAGAGTTTGTTTCAAAAGAAGAAGTACCAGCAGATAAAGTTGAAGCTGAAAAGAAAATTTTGAGACAACAAGCATTAAATGAAGGCAAACCTGAAAAAATAGTTGATAAAATGGTTGAAGGTAGAATTGAAAAATATTATAAAGAAGTATGTTTATTAGAACAACCTTTTATAAAAGATCCTGATAAAACTATAAAGGATTTATTAAATGAAAAAATAGCTAAATTAGGAGAAAACTTAAAAATTAGAAGATTTACTCGTTATGAAGTTGGCGAAGGTATAGAGAAAAAAGAAGAAAACTTTGCTGATGAAGTAGCTAAGCAAATGGGAAAATAA
- the pyrH gene encoding UMP kinase: MDKPIYKRVVLKLSGEALSGDKKFGLDENTIIKIAKQVKNLQQSGVEVAIIVGGGNFWRGRSSKEMDRSTADYMGMLATVINSLAMQDALENIGVLTRVQTAIEMRQIAEPYIKRKAVRHLEKGRVVIFAAGTGNPYFTTDTTAALRAAEIESEVILLAKKGVDGVYDSDPQENPDAKKFDKLKYKEILNLELKVMDSTAASLCKDNNIPIIVFSIEEPENITKVVFGAEIGTKLKED, encoded by the coding sequence ATGGATAAACCTATATATAAAAGAGTAGTATTAAAATTAAGTGGAGAAGCTTTAAGTGGAGATAAAAAATTTGGCTTAGATGAAAATACAATAATAAAAATTGCAAAACAAGTAAAAAATCTTCAACAATCAGGAGTGGAAGTAGCTATTATTGTTGGAGGAGGTAATTTTTGGAGAGGTAGAAGTAGCAAAGAAATGGATAGAAGTACTGCGGATTACATGGGAATGCTTGCTACTGTTATAAACTCTCTTGCTATGCAAGATGCTCTTGAAAATATAGGAGTATTAACTAGAGTACAGACTGCTATTGAAATGAGGCAGATTGCAGAACCTTATATTAAAAGAAAAGCAGTAAGACATTTAGAAAAAGGAAGAGTGGTTATATTTGCTGCAGGAACTGGTAATCCATATTTTACAACTGATACTACTGCTGCTTTGAGAGCTGCTGAAATTGAATCTGAAGTTATTTTATTAGCAAAAAAAGGGGTAGATGGAGTATATGATTCAGACCCTCAAGAAAATCCAGATGCTAAAAAATTTGATAAATTAAAGTATAAAGAAATATTAAATTTAGAGCTTAAAGTAATGGACTCCACTGCTGCATCATTATGTAAAGATAACAATATACCAATAATAGTTTTTAGTATTGAAGAACCAGAAAATATAACAAAAGTTGTATTTGGTGCTGAAATTGGTACAAAATTAAAGGAGGATTAA
- the frr gene encoding ribosome recycling factor gives MYLDVHKNVENKMKKTVKAFNEELKTIRAGRANPSLLDKIMVNYYGAATPLNQIANISVPEARQLLISPWDANSLTEIEKAIQKSDLGLNPSSDGKTIRLIIPQLTEETRRDMIKTLGKIAEASKVAIRNERRNGNDELKKLNKNSELSDDELVKSEDKVQELTDTYIKEIDRLAKEKESELMEV, from the coding sequence ATGTATTTAGATGTTCACAAAAATGTAGAGAATAAAATGAAGAAAACTGTAAAAGCTTTTAATGAAGAACTTAAAACAATAAGAGCAGGAAGGGCAAATCCATCATTATTAGACAAGATAATGGTAAATTATTATGGAGCAGCAACACCATTAAATCAAATTGCAAATATTTCAGTTCCTGAAGCAAGACAATTATTGATATCTCCATGGGATGCAAATTCTCTTACAGAAATTGAAAAGGCTATACAAAAAAGTGATTTAGGATTAAATCCTTCAAGTGATGGCAAAACTATTAGACTCATAATTCCACAATTAACTGAAGAAACTAGACGTGATATGATTAAGACACTAGGTAAAATTGCAGAAGCATCTAAGGTAGCTATTAGAAATGAAAGAAGAAATGGAAATGATGAATTGAAAAAACTAAATAAAAATAGTGAATTATCTGATGATGAGTTAGTAAAATCAGAGGATAAAGTTCAGGAATTAACTGATACTTATATAAAAGAAATAGATAGATTAGCAAAGGAGAAAGAATCTGAATTAATGGAGGTTTAA
- a CDS encoding isoprenyl transferase encodes MDIFKNNNNIIFKEEIKKKELPNHIAIIMDGNGRWAKKRFLPRTAGHREGVKRVMDTVEECGNLGIKYLTLYAFSTENWSRPKDEIDYLMKLLVEFLRKKLQKIHNNNVRINILGDISRLDKNIVEEIEYAIDLTKNNTKLELNIALNYGGRDEILRASKLLYEDIKNNRVSINDINEEEFKKYLYTGNQPDPDILIRTSGEKRLSNFLNYQIAYTEFFFIDENWPEFYPDKLHRVIYDFQNRNRRFGGI; translated from the coding sequence TTGGATATATTTAAAAATAATAATAATATAATTTTTAAAGAGGAAATCAAAAAAAAAGAATTACCTAATCATATAGCTATAATAATGGATGGTAATGGAAGATGGGCTAAAAAAAGATTTCTTCCTAGAACGGCAGGTCATAGAGAGGGAGTAAAAAGAGTTATGGATACAGTAGAAGAATGTGGTAATTTGGGTATAAAATATTTAACTCTATATGCTTTTTCAACAGAAAATTGGAGTAGGCCAAAAGATGAAATAGATTATTTAATGAAGTTATTAGTTGAATTTTTAAGGAAAAAGTTACAAAAAATTCATAACAACAATGTGAGAATAAATATATTAGGAGATATTTCTAGATTAGATAAGAATATTGTAGAAGAAATAGAATATGCTATAGATCTAACCAAAAACAATACTAAATTAGAATTAAATATAGCATTAAATTACGGTGGTAGAGATGAAATATTAAGAGCTAGTAAATTATTATATGAAGATATTAAAAACAATAGAGTATCAATAAATGATATAAATGAAGAAGAATTTAAAAAATATTTATATACTGGAAATCAACCAGATCCAGATATATTAATAAGAACAAGTGGTGAGAAAAGATTAAGTAACTTTTTAAACTATCAAATTGCTTATACTGAATTTTTCTTTATTGATGAGAATTGGCCTGAATTTTATCCTGATAAATTACATAGGGTAATATATGACTTTCAAAACAGAAATAGAAGATTTGGAGGAATTTAA
- a CDS encoding phosphatidate cytidylyltransferase codes for MKTRIISGLLGSIILLLTVITGGIVLKFGVLVISLIGIKEFIQAFKHIEIKITKYLYLYAISLFIISIFGSFQIINFTIIINFLILMFIYVFNKDYNIYEIALSLLCSIYIPYSLVHISFLSENILVWLIFIIAFATDTFAYFTGRLIGKRKLAPILSPKKTIEGAVGGLLGSIITTLIFVKFIGMTNIYIYILLALICSIASIIGDLSASKIKRYIKIKDYGNIMPGHGGILDRFDSILFIAPLVFYFINYFI; via the coding sequence ATGAAAACAAGAATAATTAGTGGTTTATTAGGTAGTATAATTTTACTTTTAACAGTTATAACTGGAGGAATTGTTTTAAAATTTGGTGTGTTAGTAATTAGTTTAATAGGTATAAAAGAGTTTATACAAGCATTTAAACATATAGAAATAAAAATTACAAAATATTTATACTTATATGCTATTTCTTTATTTATAATATCAATATTTGGTTCTTTTCAAATAATTAATTTTACTATTATAATTAATTTTTTAATACTTATGTTTATATATGTGTTTAATAAGGATTATAATATTTATGAAATAGCTTTAAGTTTACTTTGTAGTATTTATATACCTTATTCATTGGTTCATATATCATTTTTAAGTGAAAATATATTGGTTTGGTTAATATTTATAATTGCTTTTGCAACGGATACTTTTGCATATTTTACAGGTAGATTAATTGGAAAGCGAAAATTAGCACCAATACTTAGTCCTAAAAAAACCATTGAAGGAGCAGTTGGTGGGTTATTAGGATCTATAATTACAACTTTAATTTTTGTGAAATTTATAGGAATGACTAATATATATATATATATATTACTTGCTTTAATTTGTTCTATAGCTTCTATTATAGGAGATTTATCAGCATCTAAAATTAAAAGATATATAAAAATTAAAGACTATGGAAATATTATGCCTGGTCATGGAGGAATATTAGATAGATTTGATAGTATACTATTTATTGCTCCTTTAGTGTTTTATTTTATTAATTATTTTATATAA